A genome region from Anaerolineae bacterium includes the following:
- a CDS encoding sortase — protein sequence MARPLAGDGDPGARADGHPQGCAQRGAMSRRRLPAVVLAGLVGAVGLCQCGVRVSTSPPATPTRPARLPTPDSISGPQAAPPSEKGAVASSTRSPSLRTNVVQLVLPTEIPSPIPTPVPAPPERLTIPDLRMDVAVVPVAWTVTEVDGTMVSRWQDPPVGTAGWHVNSGRPGSGTNIVISGHHNIAGQVFRDLILLEPGQIVSLWAQGRRYDYVVAEKLILPEQGVPQEQRLQNASWMQPTLNERLTLITCWPQSSNTHRLVIWARPYPDAPVASLAER from the coding sequence ATGGCGAGGCCATTGGCTGGAGACGGCGACCCAGGGGCCCGTGCCGACGGTCATCCTCAGGGCTGCGCCCAGCGAGGAGCGATGTCGCGCCGCCGCCTTCCGGCGGTGGTTCTGGCCGGTCTGGTAGGAGCGGTCGGTCTGTGTCAGTGCGGGGTGCGTGTATCTACCAGCCCGCCGGCCACGCCCACCAGGCCCGCCCGGCTGCCAACGCCGGATTCAATAAGTGGTCCCCAGGCGGCCCCACCGTCGGAAAAGGGAGCGGTTGCCAGTTCCACGCGGTCGCCGTCGCTGCGGACGAACGTCGTCCAGTTGGTCTTGCCGACCGAGATACCGTCGCCCATCCCTACGCCTGTACCTGCCCCGCCCGAGCGCCTGACCATCCCCGACCTGCGAATGGACGTGGCGGTAGTCCCCGTGGCGTGGACCGTAACGGAGGTGGATGGAACGATGGTGAGCCGCTGGCAGGACCCACCGGTGGGGACAGCCGGTTGGCACGTGAACTCCGGTCGGCCAGGGTCGGGCACAAACATCGTCATCTCGGGGCACCACAACATCGCCGGACAGGTATTTCGCGACCTCATACTGCTCGAGCCTGGGCAGATAGTGTCGCTCTGGGCCCAGGGCAGGCGTTACGACTACGTAGTGGCCGAGAAGCTGATCCTACCCGAGCAGGGGGTACCGCAGGAACAGCGACTGCAGAACGCGTCGTGGATGCAGCCCACGCTAAACGAGCGGCTGACGCTCATCACCTGCTGGCCGCAGTCCTCCAACACGCACCGGCTGGTGATCTGGGCTCGGCCCTATCCGGACGCGCCGGTGGCCTCTCTGGCAGAGCGATAG
- the larC gene encoding nickel pincer cofactor biosynthesis protein LarC codes for MVLGALLDAGLDVSRLTEQLRLLQLPGWSLRPATVRRAGLRATLAQVAAEESHHHRHYSDIAEMIRSSGISPRARDMALAVFRRLGEAEAHVHGVSLEQVHFHEVGAVDSIVDIVGACVGLDLLGVEEVYGSPLPWTHGRVTTEHGTLPVPAPATAELMRGWPVESVDAEGEWVTPTGAAILTTLARGSSMPPMVVGAIGYGAGTRDPEGRPNVLRLLLGERADGAQSDTVMEVQANLDDVNPEWLPRAMELVLEAGALDATLAPVTMKKGRPGFVLSALCPEPDLPSVAGAILRHTTSLGVRYHRVDRLKLRRDSVAVQTKWGMVQVKLAYLGEERVNAAPEYEDCRRLSEATGTPLKDIYAAALAALDRDR; via the coding sequence ATGGTCCTGGGGGCCCTGCTCGACGCCGGGCTCGACGTGTCCCGCCTCACCGAGCAGCTGCGGCTTCTCCAGTTGCCCGGCTGGAGCCTGCGCCCGGCTACCGTTCGGCGGGCCGGGCTGAGGGCTACCCTGGCCCAGGTCGCCGCCGAAGAGAGCCATCACCACCGCCATTACAGCGACATAGCGGAGATGATCCGGTCGAGCGGTATCTCCCCGCGGGCGCGCGACATGGCTCTGGCCGTCTTCCGCCGCCTGGGCGAGGCGGAGGCCCACGTGCACGGGGTGAGCCTGGAACAAGTCCACTTCCACGAGGTGGGCGCCGTGGACAGCATCGTGGATATCGTGGGAGCTTGCGTGGGACTGGATCTGCTGGGAGTGGAGGAGGTCTATGGCTCACCCCTGCCCTGGACCCACGGTCGGGTGACTACCGAGCACGGAACACTCCCGGTCCCTGCTCCGGCGACGGCCGAGCTGATGCGGGGATGGCCCGTGGAGTCGGTGGACGCCGAGGGGGAGTGGGTGACTCCTACTGGTGCCGCCATCCTCACCACTCTCGCTCGGGGCTCCTCCATGCCCCCGATGGTAGTCGGGGCCATTGGCTATGGAGCCGGCACCAGGGACCCCGAGGGACGGCCCAACGTGCTCCGCCTGCTCCTCGGGGAGAGGGCAGACGGGGCCCAGTCGGACACGGTGATGGAGGTGCAAGCCAACCTCGACGACGTCAACCCGGAGTGGCTTCCGCGGGCCATGGAGCTCGTCCTCGAGGCCGGGGCGCTCGACGCCACTCTGGCGCCCGTGACCATGAAGAAGGGGCGGCCAGGCTTCGTGCTCAGCGCCCTGTGCCCCGAACCCGATCTCCCGTCGGTCGCCGGGGCCATCCTGCGCCACACCACCAGCCTCGGGGTGCGCTATCACCGGGTTGACCGGCTGAAGTTGCGGCGCGACAGCGTGGCGGTTCAGACCAAATGGGGGATGGTGCAGGTCAAGCTGGCCTACCTGGGGGAGGAGCGAGTCAATGCTGCTCCCGAATACGAGGACTGCCGCCGTCTCAGCGAGGCCACGGGGACACCCCTAAAGGACATATACGCCGCCGCCCTGGCAGCCCTGGATCGCGATAGGTGA
- the larB gene encoding nickel pincer cofactor biosynthesis protein LarB: MNDAYLAELLGAVRAGSLSVEAALEKLRSLPFEDVGFAHIDHHRQLRRGFPEVVFAQGKTPEQVALIMSRLAANGSLALATRASAAHFEAVKERMPESRYYDGARVIATGDPPEAKGDRYIAVVSAGTSDSPVAEEAVVTARYFGNRVEHVYDVGVAGIHRLLAHLDLISGATVVIVVAGMEGALASVVGGMISAPVVAVPTSVGYGTSLGGLAPLFTMLNSCASGVAVVNIDNGFGAAYFASTIMRAISVPAGKEES, encoded by the coding sequence GTGAACGACGCGTACCTAGCGGAGCTCCTAGGCGCGGTTCGTGCCGGCTCCCTCTCCGTCGAGGCGGCCCTGGAGAAGCTGCGCTCGCTCCCCTTTGAGGACGTAGGCTTCGCCCACATTGATCATCACCGCCAGCTCCGCCGCGGCTTCCCGGAGGTGGTTTTCGCCCAGGGAAAGACACCGGAGCAGGTCGCTCTCATAATGAGCCGACTGGCCGCGAACGGCTCTTTGGCCCTGGCGACACGGGCCAGCGCCGCCCACTTCGAAGCCGTCAAGGAGCGGATGCCCGAATCCCGTTACTACGATGGCGCCCGCGTCATCGCCACAGGCGATCCCCCGGAGGCGAAGGGCGATCGTTACATCGCGGTGGTGAGCGCCGGCACCTCGGACTCACCCGTGGCTGAGGAAGCGGTCGTTACTGCGCGGTACTTTGGCAATCGGGTCGAGCACGTCTACGACGTAGGCGTGGCGGGCATCCATCGGCTGCTCGCTCATCTGGACCTCATTTCCGGCGCCACCGTGGTGATCGTGGTGGCCGGCATGGAGGGCGCCCTCGCCAGCGTCGTGGGTGGCATGATCAGCGCCCCCGTGGTGGCCGTGCCCACCAGCGTCGGGTACGGTACCAGCCTAGGAGGATTGGCACCCCTGTTCACCATGCTTAATTCCTGCGCTTCCGGCGTGGCAGTGGTGAACATAGACAACGGCTTCGGGGCTGCCTACTTTGCCAGCACCATCATGCGAGCCATCAGTGTCCCCGCCGGCAAGGAGGAGTCTTGA
- a CDS encoding PH domain-containing protein: MKAQFPQLPQPSRPPGESDLPVPAEERTYLALSPDRTLYNSRAAALAAAWASLSLAVAGLALAGVVSPLAGLTTFLLLAVLGTVAMLIAARSSAAPRLEIMPGVARYAGGHWRHRETIVHYDRVAAASIVQGPFERFVSRTATLELTLACGSGLVKLKVSGLTDASAQRDSVLSVAGTASLTETEWEQVSLARRTVSVLEEVNEELSRMRSRLERL, from the coding sequence ATGAAAGCTCAGTTTCCCCAGTTGCCCCAGCCCTCCCGCCCACCGGGGGAGTCGGACTTGCCGGTGCCGGCGGAAGAACGCACCTACCTCGCCCTCAGCCCTGACCGGACGCTCTACAACAGCCGTGCCGCCGCTCTAGCTGCTGCCTGGGCATCTCTGAGCCTGGCCGTAGCCGGCCTGGCCCTGGCCGGCGTTGTATCTCCGCTGGCCGGCCTGACCACGTTCCTGCTCCTAGCCGTCCTCGGTACCGTCGCTATGCTGATCGCGGCTCGGTCCTCGGCCGCACCCCGGCTGGAGATCATGCCTGGCGTGGCCCGGTATGCCGGCGGACACTGGCGCCACCGCGAGACCATTGTGCACTACGATCGGGTAGCCGCCGCCTCCATCGTGCAGGGCCCGTTCGAGCGGTTCGTCAGCCGCACGGCCACGCTCGAGCTCACCCTCGCCTGCGGGTCGGGACTGGTCAAACTGAAGGTTTCCGGACTCACGGACGCCAGCGCCCAGCGCGACTCGGTGCTCAGCGTGGCGGGCACCGCCTCCCTCACGGAGACAGAGTGGGAACAAGTCTCACTGGCACGCCGCACCGTATCGGTGCTGGAAGAGGTGAACGAGGAGCTCAGCCGGATGCGGAGTCGGCTCGAGCGCTTGTGA